Part of the Musa acuminata AAA Group cultivar baxijiao chromosome BXJ2-7, Cavendish_Baxijiao_AAA, whole genome shotgun sequence genome is shown below.
TTAGCCTGATAAAATTTGAGATCATTTTGTTAATTTTTCTACAAAACtttaggaagaaggagaagataaTAGTATAAAAAATTAAGAGTGCTTTTGTAATGATTTAGATTGATCCAAAAGCACCTATTTATAttaactaaaagatatattataattttttaaaaataataataaaaaaatctatcatatcctaataaatcttttcatcctagtctatttatttaaatctaaaattttatctaatcctaactatttgaattaatcttaacaCATATTACATGGTAACTTAAATACATTATAACTATACATATAATGCCATGTATAGTTATAGACCAACATGATTGAATAATTGAGACCAGGGAATAAAAAATAACCTAATTTTCCCAGCCATGGTTGAAACTGCATCATTTTAACCATGGTTCAGAAGTGTATATGCATCCATTAGCAGCACTAGGCAATGAAACTAAGGAGAAGTAGAGGTAACAACTGATGCAATGATGATGAGGAGATGTTAGCATGTTGTTATTGAGATGGTTATGGTGATAATGTAAGTCACTACCACAGAACAAGAACATATTTCTCAGCTCCTTCTCATAAAAAGCCTTCACCTATTTTACCTTGATCACATAATCACAAGCAAGTGAAATTTTGAATCTATCCCCATTTTACTCCTCAGAATAGAGTTTAAGCAAGCATTGCATTATAATATTCCCAGCACCACCTGCAGTGTTGCAGTTGTCCAGCAAATTCCCTTGATTTGTGTATGCTTCCTATCATTCCCTTGGCTGCATAGAATAAGTCCTtaaatgcagagagagagagagagtagtggaCTTTAAGGAGGAAAGACTAATGGTTTCTATACACAGTACCATATTCAGCATCTTTGTCCTCTCCATGAGGCACTTTTCAATTCACATACTCTTCCTTTTAGCTCTTACTTGGAAGCAGCACTCCTCTTGCTTGTCTTCATCTGCTCATGCCAATATTCCTTTCCTCTCTCTTGCTTTCTTCTGCTTCTTTTGGTGAGTAGCTGCAAGGGTTCCAATCACAGATTTTGAGCTGCAAAGTCCTTGCTGGGGAATTGAACCTGAAAAAAATTCCTGCAAGATACAAGAGTTACAACCTGAAAAGTAAAAGATATGCCCCCATGGGTGCTGGAAATAAAACACTACTTTTCCTTTGGAGTTACCTACTCATGCATGCACATGTTTTGCATGTGGGGATATGGACCCTCTTGCATGATACTAGCAACAAAGGAAAAGATAAGTTTTGAAGTTTGATTTGACAATCCAGCAAAGCTGGCAATGAGTCAATTCAGTTCATATTGAGTTCAataccacaacaacaacaacatcatcatcatgtaagactctaATTATATTCATGTTGTTTACATGGATCTGATGATTTTTTTTGGCTTTTGTTGTGTGAAGAATGGAGAACTTAAATCTAGCTCTCCTCCTAATTAATTCCTAATTTGAGTTTCTAATTGCTGCTCAGCTCATTATGAATTGAAATGCACATAAAAAGCTTCAATTATTAACCCTGAATTGCCTACTTAATTCTCATATTTATCCTCTAAGACTTGCCTACAACAATGTAACTCTTTAATAAGGGAAATACAATAGGTTATCACATAACTGACCCATTAATAACATCATCAACCACTTAACAAAATCCAATTATAAAATATCATGTCATTATGAAATTAGGACTGCTTACATCAATCGAATGTAGAATAAGTAATTacttattattaatttaatttattattgtgTGATGCTCTACAGTGAAGGATCCAAatctttttctttcatcttttttttttttggaggaaGCAAACACATATATTTGTTTTGCTATAATGCTTGCACTCACTAAATCTAAATTAATGCCTATATTTGTATCAAGCTAACTATATGGTTGTGAAGGGCACATTAATTTAGTGATGAATTATTGTGGCCTAAATGGAATCTTCGCTGAGGtaatattcttttttatgatggtAAAAGAAGATTCACCAAAAATATTTCTAGTCTCAAACAAATCCCAAGATGATCAGCATGACTGTATAATTAATCAAGATTAGCATACATGAAATAAGAAAATAATCTTGATCTACAATTTTTTACTATACATGCATCACCTGATCGATCACTCTTGCAAACCATGATAGAATGAGATTATTATTTTAGTTCATATGAGCATGTTCAATTTGTCTTCTTCCAAGATTGATTTCCACCACCAAGCGGACTTGGGAGGATGAGGAAGATGGAGAGGATTAATGAAAGCTGCAATGCTTCTCTCGAAGGAGCTCGAGAACAGTAACTCCCATGTCGATGCACGTGTAAACGAGCATAAAGGGCATGAGAAAAGCCATGATGAAAGGAAGAGAGGAACAAAGCAGGAAAAGGGACAATGGCGGGGTCCCGCGTGCCTGCCTGGgttgaaggaagaggaggaaggagagaaaGGAACACTGGCGATCGAATGGTGGTGTCAACGCTGACCTGACCCTATCGACACACCTCGTCACCTCTGCGTgcgttcttcttcttattctgaaACGCCAACACATGTCCTCATGATCACTCCATCAaccccccttctcttcttcctccgtcATGCACGTATCATACCCGAGTCATTTATCACCCATAGGTTCCTGCTGATACCATCCTACACTGCAACATTAAGGAGGGATGTTTAATGTATTCGAGGAGGGAGTACGAAGCATCGCTTTATATAATCCTTTTTCCGGGTATAATTGCTTTATTGATCATGATGACATGCCTTGAAAGATGTGATTCTGATGCTGCTTTTTATTAGGTTTCTACCCCCCACAAAAGCACGTCCCTTAACGACAACCTACATGTATTATATTCTATAAACTGAAGTCTCAACACAAattagagcgagagagagagagagagagagagagagagagagagagagagagagaggattgcaCTGGCTGGCCGACAAGCACTTTGTTCTTTAGCACTCGAGAACTACTTGACCTTGAAGCATCAACTATCCCATTATGTATCGTCTTTCATCCCTTTTTCCCGGTAATCTCTAACATTGAAAACTGTTGTATGCTTCTCCTTGCTAGTCTAtggctatatatatgtataataattgTGATGAATGTATTCATCAGACCTACGAGACTAACAGCAAGCATTGGATCATGAGCTGACTTGCATGCTTACAACTTTGCTTAGAACCAATTCTGACATGATTGCTAATGATCATGACTCGCAAGTCCTCGCTGCAAGGAtgaaaagaaatcatatcaaactcATCGCTTATTGTGGTTGAACCTGTGATCATTTCGTATCAGTCAGTAGGTGCAGAACAAAGCCAGGGTTCAGCTTCTTTCTGGTACAGGATTCTGCATGGATCTTGATGATGTCCACAATGGTCGTACAAACATGATACTGCTCCACcaaatatcttcttcttcttcttggatttcttttttcctttccttttcttcttttaccTGTAGACATCATCGCCTGCTGGGGTGAAGGATACGCATGCAAAGCGACTGCAGAAAGGACACGGTACTATCGATCATCTGCATATATGGATGGCAGAGAGCAGAACAAAACTGCAATAAGGGTCGAAGCTTGgcaaggaggagaggaggaggacatgGTTGGCGACTTGTGTGGAGCAAGAGAATGTATGTTTTGCAGCAGGTTGGCTCCACCGGTCTGCCATGTTTGCTGAAAGAGATGCACGAGGGGCATGTGATGGGACACGCTGGTTTTAACATATTCTTGATGGCGAATTCCCAGGGCCACACATTTCCATCAATGATGCACACATTCTTGGGCTGCCGATTGGTTGCAATTGGATGACGAGGAGGCCATCTTGTTTGAAGTCCATCTGCCACATCACAGCCACTGATCCGTTCGGAAGGAAGACGATGCGAAACTCGATGATCGGGCACATATTTGCGGATTACAAATTAATGCCTGTGGAACATCCGGTGGGTACGAATGACTGTATCCTTCCTTTTTATAAACCATGAATGGAGATTCTATCTATTTTTGGTGAACGTCTTGGAGAATAATAACACCTTGTTTTGTTTCGACCAAGAGTTAGGAACCCCACCTTCTGTGACTAATCGATCACCTTAAAAGATTACAACCATAGATCAACCTTTGTATCTGTTCCACATAAATGATTACAAAGTCTCAAATTACATTGGAGGATCCAACTAACCCATCGCTATTACACAACTCAAATACCATGTTCTTCCCCAAATCAAATTGGTACAACGCTAGTATCGTTCAATGTCAAAAAATCCAAGTATCAACTCCAAGAAATAAATAAAACAGAAGATGGTAGTTTCCACCATTGGATATAAGCTTAATACAACAGATCACTAAACTCGGATGCAAAATCTTCCAACTTAATCTGCCCACTTGACCATTTTGTTTAATCGGCATTACATGATAACACCAGAGTTCTCCACATCAATTTCACCCATTCATGTATCTACCTCTTCCTCACTACCTTCATCACCGTCGACCTCCGTGTTAGTGGACTGTAGTTTTGCCATATGTTCAGCAAGTAGCTTATCATCTCGTTCGCTCACCTGCAACAGCATCCAAGATTCAGGCATAGCCAGATCATCCAATACAATTGCATCATCCACCAAAAAGGGAATTCCAAGGCTATTACAAGTGTTCTAAAAATGTTCAGAAAAGACCATTTTGTCGACAGCACTCAAAACTGTGATGTACAGACTGCAAAAACTTGGCAATCAACCAGACCATTATATTGTTCAAAGATTTGGACAAGAACCAGAGCAAGAAGCTCAATTAACAAAACTGCAATGTAACGCTTCTCCTTTGCAAAAGGGAAAGCAACAAGAATACACCAAGAGaagtataatataaaatataacttACAGCTCTTGGTGCCTCCTTCATAGTAAGTTTTCCCTTGTGTCGTTCTATCTCTTCAGTGCAAGCCTTAATTGCATTATTCAGAATTGATATGCCTCGTTCCTACACAGGGCACAGACATCGCagtaagaagaataaaaaatcaagaaccaTAATTATACCTGTTGACTCAAAATATACCtgataaaacataaaataattaTCACAATCTCTATAGCTCAAATCTCCAAGAATTAAATGAAGATTCATGAAGAGTCATTGTGCATTTGTAATAAGATATAAGAGAAGAATTGAAgcataaacaacatttataatGAGTGATCAAATTGATGTCTTGTTGTTAAAAATAGTAATGAACACTGGAAGTACAAATATCAACAGACTCAGCACCAATATTACTGAAAAAGTACGTAGGGACTATTTGCCAGAGACCCATCAGTCTCAAAGCCCAAAAAGAAACAGAACACTCTACACAGTCATTCAACTTATTTGTGAGATTTAGGATAGCACTTCCTCTGAAAATCAGATGTCTGCTTGCAAATCGAAACAAAAATATTCACTCCCATTCCAGGAATAACTGAAGTGAGAGATCCCGGATTAATGGCAGTGACCGAAGAATAGTCAGAACTAGCAATAACAAATCAGTACAAGTAACAGAACCATTCATATCCTCAGACACATTTTCATGAAGATATAGTTTTGTACAAGTTAAACATGAAACAAATAGATATTATATCTGCATAATCCATTTCCTATAGACATCCAATTTAAATGGTTTTATGCTACATTCAAGGACATCATGCCATCACGAAACCCTAAGCTCCAGTATGGCACCATTGGTGATATTCTAATTATGGGTATGAAGTTATGCCATGACTGACAGtttgatactttttttttttacctctcTGTTTATGAAATCATGAACAGGAGAAATTTTCAGAAGACTTACTGATGAAAGTTCAACGAGGTTCTAATATGATAATGACAAACACAGAACATCACATTTCAGAAGTTAGAATTTCttgtttattttgaaaaaaaagacAAATATTTCACTGCAAATTTGTATCCTAAGGTTAAATTAAGTATGAAATGAGAACCCTAAAAGAAAAAAACAGTCAAGCAATTGCACAAAACCACAGGGTTAATTGGATTATAAGGGGCCAGCCATTCCACAATACCGGCTCAATAAGTGATGTATAAGTTGACTCAAAACGTCAAGTGAACTATTCAAGTCTTCATAAAATTTGGACAAATTATTGTAACAGTATATAGTAAAGAATGTGGATAGCTAAGCAATTCAACAGCATTCTAAAGTTTAGTTACACCAGTGTTTGGTTAGTTGATAAATATCGAAAGATGTGTACAAGTCCAAACAGCATTCTAATCCATGATTTGAGATAGATGACATGTAGGGTTATTTCATTCACATGGTGGACCGTGATCCAATAGCTTGTTTGTCAATTATTACATTAGTTGAGATATCTTGGTCTTGCTAGGCTATATATTATATGCATTTGATTGGTCTCGTACTATCAGTCCTCATGCTTGTAAGAAGTTATAAACAGGGGAAGCACCACACGTCGCAACTTATGTTGTTTTCCACATATTTCGAGTACCTAATTATGTAACTCATGATATTGTCTTTCCTATATGATACTTGAATACGATATTCAATCTCAAGGAACTAGATCAGGTACGTTTCTATCCTGATGGCTTGAAAGGGCTTCGCTGCTAGAGTAACAAAAAAGATATCTGTGCTACACAGTATAAGTTATGTAGAAGATCATTCGAGTTAGATAAAATGGaataacaaaatcttgtttaccttATCGAGAGTCTGAGTAGTGAGAACATAGAGTGGAGGGGCAACTAGCTTGATCTTCACGGGGCAATCATCATTTCCTGCAGCTTCAGCTTTCCTCATAGCTTCCTGTGAGGCAATGGTTCAAATATAACCAACATCATTACATGCTTCATTTTATAGCACAAAAAATCCTCAGCATAGTAGCATCAagaatttcaataaaaaaaatgtatGCGAGATCaattgaaaaaaagaagaagagagatttGGCTAAAGTCAGGCATCAGTACCTTAATGTGAAGAACTCCATCGAACTGGAAGCATTTCATCTCTATATCAGCACGTATCTCCAGTGGCTGCAGTGTCATCCTTCTCCTAATATTCCTGACCAAAGCATCTTTCACCTCAGGCGTCACCGCACGTACCACCTTAGTCACCTGCGGTTATCCTGATCAAGAAACACAACTATACAAGTCACAGTAACAAGTTCAacaactacaagaccaagaaaaggACCTCCTGCCCATCTGCTCCAACTTCCTTCGCTTCTCGAGTCAGGGCATCAAGAACTGAGTCCGGATCCGTCACAATTATCTTGAATGCCTAAGGAAAACATTTACAAATCGAAACTTTATTGGTTTAGTGGCGAAATCAACAAAGAACGAACTGAATTGCCTGCGTTGCTGAGTGATACCTCGAAAGCGTGGCCGTACTTGCGATAGAGGGGCCACCCGATGTGGATGTAGAGCTCCTCGAGGTCAATGTCCAGGGTCTCCGCGACATGGCGCATGATGGAGTGGACGAGCTTGCTCTTGTTGTACCGCTCCTCGCAGGCCTGAATATCCTCCACGGAGACGCGGCGCTTGGAGAGGTCGATGTATCCCTTGTCGCGGTCGACGCGGAGGACCATGACGGGCTCCTGGCGGCCGACCTTGATGAGGGAGGAGACAGAACGGATGCGAAGGCGGGAGAGCTCGGAGAAGAGGATCATACCCTCGATGTTGTTGTACTCGAGGAGAGAGACGTAAGCGCCCATGTCCGCTATGTTCTTCACCTGGATCATCACAGCCATGTCCACCTCCGGGTACTTGGCCTCGTACATCCGGCACTCAAGGTTTGGCATCTTCGACGACTCCACGATAGAATCGAGAGTTAGGGTTCTTCTGATGGGATTAGGGTATGAAGGATTCGCGGAAAGCGAGAAATGTCGCAGGCGGAGGGCAAAACGAGGGATTAGCGTTGGAGGCGTCGGGTTTATGGTTTGGAGATGACGGGAAAGaggagggctaattacatattacgctCTTAGCATCGTATCCGGACATATCTATAATTATAgaagataaaatatatattaattttattgataaaagaTATAACACGTGAGTTTTATATTGATATTTAATTTATACTAACAATgtcaattttattaataaaagatATCACATgtgataataaaattattaattttactaATAATATGCATAGaattatcaattttatcaataataaaatgaTCATTTTATGCATTATCATTTTTGCCTGTATGACACGATGTTATCATCGTATCACCAAGTAGATCCACGATGTTAATATATCCTCTCATCCTTATCCATCATATATACTAATATAACGTCTTCATCAacttctcctcctctcctccataTCGCCCCACCTCTAGCCAACCATATCGAATGCCTCCATAGTTCGTGAGAACATTGTCACATCATAGATTAGTATGGATTATAACGTGTTCTTTTCTCTTAGCGTGTCCACCGGCCATAAACACCATTggaataaataagattaaatattttatttttataattataaaaatattaatataaattttgtaagtATATGAACGAAAATAGTAAGAGGatcagataatatgtaattaaattGAAGAAGTATGCCTGAAGAGTAAGCTAGAAGGTATTATAGATCAAGCCTGAATTCGAattggactatatatatataa
Proteins encoded:
- the LOC103991363 gene encoding eukaryotic translation initiation factor 2 subunit alpha homolog, with translation MPNLECRMYEAKYPEVDMAVMIQVKNIADMGAYVSLLEYNNIEGMILFSELSRLRIRSVSSLIKVGRQEPVMVLRVDRDKGYIDLSKRRVSVEDIQACEERYNKSKLVHSIMRHVAETLDIDLEELYIHIGWPLYRKYGHAFEAFKIIVTDPDSVLDALTREAKEVGADGQEVTKVVRAVTPEVKDALVRNIRRRMTLQPLEIRADIEMKCFQFDGVLHIKEAMRKAEAAGNDDCPVKIKLVAPPLYVLTTQTLDKERGISILNNAIKACTEEIERHKGKLTMKEAPRAVSERDDKLLAEHMAKLQSTNTEVDGDEGSEEEVDT